The following are encoded in a window of Gossypium raimondii isolate GPD5lz chromosome 13, ASM2569854v1, whole genome shotgun sequence genomic DNA:
- the LOC105783759 gene encoding transcription factor MYB114 isoform X1, protein MGGVAWTEEEDYLLKKCIERYGEGKWHRIPVLAGLKRCRKSCRLRWLNYLRPNIKRGSFAAEEVNLIINLHSLLGNRWSLIAGRLPGRTANDVKNYWNCHLSKKLNSAPQSEDDQTAAATTTASMKPRRPAHVSPNTQQETSVWAPFHDVQVNQQGQEVAAEEPVTLVGDLEFDEGGSSKWWDDFIFDMDLWTASL, encoded by the exons ATGGGAGGGGTTGCTTGGACGGAAGAAGAAGATTATTTGCTAAAGAAATGTATAGAGCGGTATGGAGAAGGGAAGTGGCATCGAATACCTGTTTTGGctg GGCTAAAGAGGTGCCGCAAGAGCTGCAGACTAAGATGGTTAAACTATCTACGCCCAAACATCAAAAGAGGGAGTTTTGCAGCAGAGGAAGTCAATCTCATCATTAACCTCCACAGCCTCCTCGGTAACAG GTGGTCCCTAATTGCTGGAAGACTCCCTGGAAGAACCGCAAATGATGTTAAAAACTATTGGAACTGCCATCTCAGTAAAAAGCTCAACTCTGCTCCACAATCTGAAGATGACCAAACTgcagcagcaacaacaacagCCTCAATGAAACCCAGACGCCCAGCTCATGTATCTCCTAATACCCAACAAGAAACCAGCGTGTGGGCACCGTTTCACGACGTTCAAGTCAATCAGCAAGGCCAGGAAGTTGCAGCGGAGGAGCCTGTGACACTTGTGGGTGATTTGGAGTTTGATGAAGGCGGCAGCAGCAAATGGTGGGATGATTTCATCTTCGACATGGATTTATGGACTGCTTCTTTGTGA
- the LOC105783759 gene encoding transcription factor MYB1 isoform X2, with product MGGVAWTEEEDYLLKKCIERYGEGKWHRIPVLAGLKRCRKSCRLRWLNYLRPNIKRGSFAAEEVNLIINLHSLLGNRLPGRTANDVKNYWNCHLSKKLNSAPQSEDDQTAAATTTASMKPRRPAHVSPNTQQETSVWAPFHDVQVNQQGQEVAAEEPVTLVGDLEFDEGGSSKWWDDFIFDMDLWTASL from the exons ATGGGAGGGGTTGCTTGGACGGAAGAAGAAGATTATTTGCTAAAGAAATGTATAGAGCGGTATGGAGAAGGGAAGTGGCATCGAATACCTGTTTTGGctg GGCTAAAGAGGTGCCGCAAGAGCTGCAGACTAAGATGGTTAAACTATCTACGCCCAAACATCAAAAGAGGGAGTTTTGCAGCAGAGGAAGTCAATCTCATCATTAACCTCCACAGCCTCCTCGGTAACAG ACTCCCTGGAAGAACCGCAAATGATGTTAAAAACTATTGGAACTGCCATCTCAGTAAAAAGCTCAACTCTGCTCCACAATCTGAAGATGACCAAACTgcagcagcaacaacaacagCCTCAATGAAACCCAGACGCCCAGCTCATGTATCTCCTAATACCCAACAAGAAACCAGCGTGTGGGCACCGTTTCACGACGTTCAAGTCAATCAGCAAGGCCAGGAAGTTGCAGCGGAGGAGCCTGTGACACTTGTGGGTGATTTGGAGTTTGATGAAGGCGGCAGCAGCAAATGGTGGGATGATTTCATCTTCGACATGGATTTATGGACTGCTTCTTTGTGA
- the LOC105783759 gene encoding transcription factor MYB1 isoform X3 — protein sequence MEKGSGIEYLFWLRCRKSCRLRWLNYLRPNIKRGSFAAEEVNLIINLHSLLGNRWSLIAGRLPGRTANDVKNYWNCHLSKKLNSAPQSEDDQTAAATTTASMKPRRPAHVSPNTQQETSVWAPFHDVQVNQQGQEVAAEEPVTLVGDLEFDEGGSSKWWDDFIFDMDLWTASL from the exons ATGGAGAAGGGAAGTGGCATCGAATACCTGTTTTGGctg AGGTGCCGCAAGAGCTGCAGACTAAGATGGTTAAACTATCTACGCCCAAACATCAAAAGAGGGAGTTTTGCAGCAGAGGAAGTCAATCTCATCATTAACCTCCACAGCCTCCTCGGTAACAG GTGGTCCCTAATTGCTGGAAGACTCCCTGGAAGAACCGCAAATGATGTTAAAAACTATTGGAACTGCCATCTCAGTAAAAAGCTCAACTCTGCTCCACAATCTGAAGATGACCAAACTgcagcagcaacaacaacagCCTCAATGAAACCCAGACGCCCAGCTCATGTATCTCCTAATACCCAACAAGAAACCAGCGTGTGGGCACCGTTTCACGACGTTCAAGTCAATCAGCAAGGCCAGGAAGTTGCAGCGGAGGAGCCTGTGACACTTGTGGGTGATTTGGAGTTTGATGAAGGCGGCAGCAGCAAATGGTGGGATGATTTCATCTTCGACATGGATTTATGGACTGCTTCTTTGTGA